The following are from one region of the Candidatus Polarisedimenticolia bacterium genome:
- a CDS encoding isocitrate lyase/phosphoenolpyruvate mutase family protein produces the protein MTKSPIDRPDPIRTFRELHASGCFVIPNPWDLGSARLLVQLGFKALATTSAGFAWSLGRADNHAGLEAVLDHLRALAAGVSVPINADFEGGFAVEPIHVGANVARAVRTGIAGLSIEDSTGDAGEPLYPLTRAVERIVAAREAIDKSGTGVFLTGRSEGFIVGRPDLDETIGRLTAYAKAGADCLYAPGIRTPEEIRAVVAAVAPKPVNVLANAEYASVASLAALGVRRISVGGALARAAWTGFLEAAREIAKQGTFTRLGKTVGGAEINHSFPED, from the coding sequence GTGACGAAGAGCCCGATCGACCGGCCGGATCCCATCCGGACCTTCCGCGAGCTGCACGCGAGCGGCTGCTTCGTGATCCCGAATCCCTGGGATCTCGGGAGCGCGCGATTGTTGGTCCAGCTCGGCTTCAAGGCGCTCGCGACCACCAGCGCCGGCTTCGCCTGGAGCCTGGGCCGGGCCGACAACCATGCCGGACTCGAGGCGGTCCTGGATCACCTGCGCGCTCTCGCGGCGGGCGTGAGCGTCCCGATCAACGCCGATTTCGAAGGGGGCTTCGCGGTCGAGCCGATCCATGTAGGGGCGAATGTGGCCCGTGCGGTACGGACCGGCATCGCCGGCTTGTCGATCGAGGATTCCACCGGCGACGCCGGAGAGCCGCTCTACCCTCTGACCCGGGCGGTGGAGCGGATTGTCGCCGCTCGTGAGGCAATCGACAAGAGCGGCACCGGGGTCTTCCTTACCGGACGCTCGGAAGGGTTTATCGTGGGACGGCCCGACCTGGACGAGACCATAGGCCGCCTGACGGCCTACGCCAAGGCGGGCGCCGACTGCCTGTATGCTCCCGGGATCCGCACGCCCGAGGAGATACGCGCCGTCGTCGCGGCGGTGGCCCCGAAGCCGGTGAACGTTCTGGCCAATGCCGAATATGCGAGTGTCGCCAGCCTCGCGGCCCTCGGCGTCCGCCGGATCAGCGTCGGCGGAGCGCTGGCCCGCGCCGCCTGGACCGGCTTCCTCGAAGCGGCCCGCGAGATTGCCAAGCAGGGCACCTTCACCCGGCTGGGAAAAACCGTCGGGGGCGCCGAGATCAACCACAGCTTCCCCGAGGATTGA